The Mucilaginibacter gracilis genomic interval AGCATGCTCTTTTGATTTAGCCGGTATTTGATACATAATTTTGTTAGCCTCCCCGGCCATTCCTCCAGTAACCACATGGCCATACGAAAGACATCGGCCCTTTGTCTTACGGTAAGATCAGCGAGATCAGCGTTTCGGTGGTCGAGACGGTAATCTACAGTTTGCGTTTGATGGTATACATAAGAAACGAATGGGCCGTAACGAAGATTTAAGCTGTTTTTTAATAACATACGGGCTATGCCGTGAACAACTTTAAAGTAACCCACAGAATAGCGTTCTGTTGTACCATAAGGCTGATCCAGATAGTTATTTATCTGCTGCTGCATGCGGATAATATGTTCAGGTGCGCTTTGGGGAATACATTTACTGATATCGCCTTTGCAGATACCACACGCCAAAAGGTACCGGTCACAGTTTTTATAATCGACCATCGCACTGACATCTCTCATTTTAGAAGATGGTTTTGAACAGTGCGGACAAACTTCCCGCAGGTAGCACTTACATTGTAAACAAACAAAGGATATGGATAGTCTCCATTTTCGGCGGTAATATACAGGATGGTCACGACGGGCCAGGCAGCCGGGACAGAAAAGCAGATTACCTTGACCGCTTGCGTCATTAAAGATAGATACCGGTCGTTTTGCCTGCCAGATCAACGGTATAGCGCCATTGTTTTTAACTGTAAAGAGTTTATTATTATAATAATGTAAACTGGCATTACGAATCGCGTCAGAACTGCAATTGGCATAATCGCTAAGTACGTCAAGAGCCCTTATATCGTTTAAATGATCAATGTTGAAATCGGTCTTACCCTCCAGCTTTAACCCCGCACCGGTTAGCAACATGCGCCTGTTTAGTCCATTGTCAAATGCAAGTCTTGTTAGCCAGCTGCTTAGTACTTCATCTTCATATGGACGGCTGAATGCGGGCAATAATTTGCTGTTATTACCGAAAACAGCAAAGCTCAAAGCAACATCCTTTCATATTGCTTTTGACGGTTCGCAGGACTGACATAATCGATCTCCCCGATGACAGACAGGTCGAT includes:
- a CDS encoding TniQ family protein, yielding MPAFSRPYEDEVLSSWLTRLAFDNGLNRRMLLTGAGLKLEGKTDFNIDHLNDIRALDVLSDYANCSSDAIRNASLHYYNNKLFTVKNNGAIPLIWQAKRPVSIFNDASGQGNLLFCPGCLARRDHPVYYRRKWRLSISFVCLQCKCYLREVCPHCSKPSSKMRDVSAMVDYKNCDRYLLACGICKGDISKCIPQSAPEHIIRMQQQINNYLDQPYGTTERYSVGYFKVVHGIARMLLKNSLNLRYGPFVSYVYHQTQTVDYRLDHRNADLADLTVRQRADVFRMAMWLLEEWPGRLTKLCIKYRLNQKSMLSIVPDPPLWYYNTIGDLPDGRSNEDRVSKRWTLSVEDLQSIEDRRKRWRYDIDVQEEYYNGNTSYIDPLPEYDRTRDLYEMLYVKRYRSYY